The region CACGCTCTCGTCGCATATCGGATAGTTGGAGAAACGCGTCTCGTTTATCGTCTTCTTCCACGTCTCGGCGCTGTCCTCCAGCCAGAGCATCGCTACGTCGCGGCGGTGCGTCGCGAACTCGCCGACCGGAAGGTCGTCGAACTCGAAGATGTTCTGTATCATCTCTTTATCCTCTTCATCTATCGTTCCGCTGCGGCTGCCCGCGTCGACCATGAGGCGTATGTCCTCCTCGCCGACCTCTTCGTCGTCGGCCTTCGGGTCGATGCCTATCAGGCGCAGCACGCCGTTCGTCGAAACGGTCAGCAGCCAGACGAGCGGCGCGCAGAGCTTCGCGATGAATGAGATCATCGTGGACATAGCGAGCGCGAGCTGCTCGGCCTTCTTCATGGCCACGCGCTTCGGCACGAGCTCGCCGAAAATGAGCGTGACGTACGAAAGTATGAGGGTGATCACGACGACCGAGATAGTGCCAAGCGTCTTCTCGGGCAGCGGCACTCCGAGCGCGACGAAGAGGGCGACGAGGCGGCTCGAGAAGTTGTCGGCCGCGAAGGCGCTCGCGAGGAAGCCCGAGAGCGTTATAGCCACCTGTATCGTCGCGAGAAACGTCGCCGGGTTGTCAGTGAGCTTCTTGAGCCTTCCCGCCCGTTTGTCGCCCTGAGACGTGAGCTGCTCGAGCTTCGCGCCGTTGACCGATATCACCGCGATCTCCGCGCAGGCGAAAATCGCGTTGGATATGATAAGCACTATCTGCAAGACTATCTGCCACAATATACTTTCTTCCAAGATGACTCCTCCTAAAAATCTGCGCCGCGTGCTTCCGGAGCGGCCCCGGATGAAAAAACAAAAAAAGGACACGCCCGTATAGTATCTTTTTACGATACAGGCTTGTCCTTAAAGCGCGTATATTCCGTTATTCGTTGTTCACATGATCGGCTGCTGTCAGAGCAACTGTCCGCGTCGTCCATACGGCGTATTCTTCCCCTTTATAAAAACTTCCCATATTGTAAGATAAAATCTGATTTTTGTATATATGGTGAAAAGTACCTATTCTGCGTACGGCTGCCGCTCGCCTCGCCGCCGCCTGAAAAGCCCCCGTAATTACGACGGCGCGGAGCGACGGCTTCTTCAGCGCTGGCGGGAAACGCTCTGCCGCAGCCGGCGGCTCTTCTGAAATACCCCTGCGCGCGTCATCCGCGGGCGCTGAAGAGAAAATCCGGCAGAGTTTCGCACCTCAGCGCCGTTTCTCCGTCGCCGAACTCTAGCATGTACGCTCCGCTGTTCGGGATCTTCCAGTCTCCGTGCGCGACTTTCTCGTCGGCGAAACGGTGCAGCACGGCGCGCATGACGTCGCCGTGCATGACCGACGCCGCGCTTTCGGCGCCGCGCTCGCGGCATATCCCGAGCATACGGGCGAAGCCGCGTTCCGCGCGGCGGCGGAAGGCCCCGAAGCTCTCGCCCTTCCACGGCGGCGTCTCCTCCGGCCTGCCGATCCACGCGAAATAGTTCGGGTCGTCGTCGAGGCTCGTGTACGGCATGCCGGCGAGCTCGCCCATGTCGCACTCCGCGAGTTCCGTGAGCTCATAGTCGGCGGCGCGCCCGTAGATTATCTTCATCGACTCGGTGCAGCGGAGCAGCGGCGAGGAAAAGTATATCTCGCAGCGCGGATACTCGAACCGGCCGCATATCGAGCGCAGCGCGGCGGCCCCCTCCTCAGAGAGTCCGGCGTTCGTCTGTCCCGTCCATACCTTGAGAGAATTCGCCGTCGATTGCGCGTGGCGTATCATATATATCCGCATAGTCATACCTCCGTGCCGCCCCGCGCGCAGCGCGAAGCCCTAAAATCATAGCGCCCGCCGCCTCTCTTGTCTATAAAATAAGAATATGAGGCGGCGCAGTTTATCGCACCGTCCGCCGTTTCCGCCGCCGGCCGGCTGTAGGTTTGCCATAAATATGTGACGGCTAGAGATAGAGAGGATTACACAAGGTTCCGTTTATGTAAGATATATGCCGGTTATATGCCGATGCGAACGCGTAAACATTAAGCGGAGTGATGCGGCGTATCTGAGAAGCCCGTTCGCCGTCGCCTGATCAAAAGAAGAAGTATGTCATCAAGCCGTACGAACGGATGCAATATCCGCGGCGGCGCGTACAGGCCGGCGTCGAATTCGTGCCGAATGCCTGTCTTGTCGCAGAAGGGATTTAGAGAGCACGGCGTTGGAGCAGTATGGGACAAGGCATAAACCGGTAAAACCGTGCACGCCGCGTCATAACGGAAAGGCGGAAAACCCGCGCGGGAAGTGCAGCGAATATTTTTACGCGCCGCATAAGCGCCGTTCTCTGTAAGATTTTGCAAAGCGGCCGGCAGTGCATAACCGCAGGTACGGCGACTTCCCCATGAGGCCCCTTGGGCAGAGGCCTCACGGGGAAGTTGTGACCAGCTCTTTATCCTTGATGCAGCGGACGAACTTACAAGCGCGGCTAGCCGTTCGTCTGCTGCGCTACGAGGTTGTCGGCGCGGTACATGTGGCGCAGTTTCGGCTTTTCTATCTTGCCGGTCGGGTTGCGCGGGATGTCGGCGAATATTATGCGGCGCGGGCGCTTGTAGCGCGGCAGGGCCATGCAGTATTTTTCTACGTCCTCTTCCGTGCATTTCGCGCCCGGCTTGAGCTCTATTATCGCGGCGGCGATTTCGCCGAGACGCTTGTCGGGCAGGCCGATGACGGCTGCGTCTTTTACAGCGTCGTTGGCGCGCAGGAAGTCCTCTATCTGCACCGGATAGAGGTTCTCTCCGCCGCTGATTATAACGTCCTTCTTGCGGTCTACGAGGTAGATGAAGCCGTCTTCGTCCTGTCTCGCCATGTCTCCTGTCAGCAGCCAGCCGTTTTTGAGTACTTCCGCGGTCGCCTTCGGGTCGTTGTAGTAGCATTTCATGACGCCCGGGCCTTTGACTGCGAGCTCGCCGACTCTGCCGTCGGTTATCGCGTTTCCGTTAGCGTCTACGATTTTGACGCGCCAGCCGTAGCCGGGGACGCCTATCGCTCCGACCTTGTCTATGTTGCCGAGACCGAGGTGGACGCAGCCCGGGCCGATGGATTCGGAGAGGCCGTAGTTCGTGTCGTACTTGTGCTTGGGGAACACCTTGCGCCATCTCGTGATGAGGCTCGGCGGCACGGGCTGCGCGCCGATGTGCATGAGCCGCCACTGCGAGAGCTCGTAGTCGGCGAGGTTGATTCGCCCGTCGTCTATCGCGTCGAGAATGTCCTGCACCCACGGCACGAGCAGCCAGACGATGGTGCATTTTTCGTTCGAGACGGTCTCTATTATCGTCTTCGGGTCTGTGCCTTTGAGCAGTATCCCTTTGCTGCCCGATATAAGGCTGCCGAACCAGTGCATCTTCGCGCCCGTGTGGTAGAGCGGCGGTATGCAGAGGAATACGTCGTCGTGCGTCTGCCCGTGGTGCGCCTGCTCTACCTTCGCCGCGTGCATGAGCGCGCGGTGCGCGTGGAGTATGGCTTTGGGGAAGCCGGTCGTGCCGGATGAGAAGTATATCGCCGCGTCGTCGTCGTCTGAGAGCAGTATGCGCGGCGCGTAGCTGGAAAGGTTCGCGGCGAGGTGTACGTAGTTCTCCGCGAAGCGCGGGCAGCCGTCGCCGATGAAGAAGCGCAGCTTGACGCGCGGTATCTGGTCGCAGATGTCCTCGACGCGGCCTATGAACTCGGGGCCGAAGAAGAGCGCATCCACGTCGGCTAGTTCGAGGCAGTATTTTATCTCTTCCGCGGTGTAGCGGAAGTTCAGCGGCACGGCGATGGCGCCGGTCTTGAGTATGCCGAAGTAGACGGGCAGCCATTCGAGGCTGTTCATCATGAGGATGGCGACCTTGTCGCCCTTTTTGATGCCGCGCGAGAGCAGCAGGTTGGCGCAGCGGTTGGCCTTCTCGTCGAATACGCCCCAGGTTATCTCGCGGCGGTAGCTCTCCGTAGGGCTGGACTCTATAAGCTCATATTCTTTCCACGTGACGCGGCGGATTTCCTTGACTTCGGGGTTGATCTCGACGAGCGCCGTCTCGTGGCAGAATTCGTGCGCGTTGCGCTCAAGCAGGTCGGTAATAGGCATTGCTGTTCTCCTCCTAAAAGTTTTCTTTTTCTTCCTTTTTCGGAGCGGCGGCAATAAAAAAGCCCGCCCTCCCTAATCAGAGGACGGGCTTTGAATCCCGTGGTACCACCTCAGTTTGGCGCTCCCTCGCGGAACGCGCCCTCGTCGGGTACGGGCCGAAGCCGGATACCCTGTCCGCTTTTACGGGCGGACCCGTCGCAGCCTACTGAAATTCAAAGATCCGTTCGGTGCGCCGCTCTTGGAATGTATTTCGGCCCGTCCCTCCGCCGCCTTACACCGACCGGCGGCTCTCTGCGGGAGCGGCTGCGGGCTTACTTCTTTCCCGTCTTCGCGTTTGGCCTATATCACCGCATGATATTGTGGCGCGTAAGCGGCGGAATGTCAAGCCTTCGCCCGAAGCGCAGCGGCTGACTGCCGGCATAAAAAACAGCCCCGTCTCTGCGGCGGGGCTGTCTGGTTTCTGTTTCGCGCGGGGTTAATCTTTCGGCCTTTTCAGCACGAAGCGGAATCTCGGCTCCGCGGCCGGGGCTCCGTGAGCGGCCGGCACCGGCTCGGCGGCTTTTGCGGCTCCGGCGCTTTCGGTCAGGGATTCGGCCTTTTTCTCGTCCTCTTTCCTGTAGAGCACCTGGCTCGACTTGGAGCCGTCGCGGTAGACCGTGATGCCTTTGCAGCCCTCTTTCCACGCGAGGATGTAGGCGTCGAGTACGTCGCGCACCGTGCATTCGTGACGGAGGTTGACGGTCTTTGAGACCGCTAGGTCGGTGTAGCGCTGGAATACGCCCTGCGTCCTGACGTGCGCCGAGGGGGAGACGTCGTGCGATGTGACGAAGACCTTTTTAAGCTCCTCTTCGGGCATTCCTTCCTTGATCGCCTGCTCGTACCAGCGGTTGCGCTGCTTCATGACGACCTTCGTGCCGTCTATCTGAGTGCGCACGCGCGTGTGCTCGAGCGCGAAGAGCGGCTCGATGCCCGACGAGCAGTTCGCGAGCAGCGCTATCGTACCGGTGGGCGCGATGCAGGTGAGCGTCGCGTTGCGGCGGCCGAGGTGCGCGAGCGGCTCTGGGACGCCTTTTTCTTTGCCGAGCTCAACGGAGACTTCGTGCGCCGTACTCTGTATCGTGCTCATCAGCTCGGCGGCGAGGGCGTAGGCCTCTTCGCTGTCGTATGGTATCCTGAGGCGGAAGAGCAGGTCGGCCCAGCCCATTATGCCGAGGCCTATCTTGCGCGTGAGCTTCACAGCCGCCGCTATCTCGGGCAGCGGGTAGTGGTTGACGTCGATGACGTCGTCGAGGAAGCGCGTTGCGACCACGGTGACCTGCTTCAGCATGTCGAAGTCGAATTTACCGTCCTTGACCATCGCGGCTACGTTTATCGAGCCGAGGTTGCATGCCTCGTTCGGATAGAGCGGGGACTCGCCGCACGGGTTCGTGCTTGAGAGCTCGCCGAGGTTCGGCGTCGTGTTGCCGCGGTTTATCGCGTCGAGGAAGATTATCCCCGGGTCGCCGGTGCGCCAGGCGGAGTCCGCTATCTCCTCGAGAAGCGCGGCCTCTTCGCCGTGCGGGTCGGTGACGGCCTTCTCCATGAAGCCGTCGAATACGCCGACGGAGATGTTGAAGTTCGTTATAGTGCCGTCCTTGTCCTTGCAGTGGATGAATTTCCTGATGTCGGGGTGGTCGATGTTGAGTATCCCCATGTTCGCGCCGCGTCTCATCCCGCCCTGCTGTACGGTCTCGGTCGCCTTGTCGAAGAGTCCCATGAAGGAGACCGGGCCGGAGGCGCGTCCGTTCGTGCTGTTGACCTTAGATCCTTCGGGGCGGAGCTTCGAGAAGTTGAATCCGGTGCCGCCTCCGCTCTTGTGTATGAGCATCTGCTTGCGCAGCGCCTCGCATATGCTTTCCATCGAATCTTCGACGCCGATGACGAAGCAGGCCGCGAGCTGACCGTGCGGCGCGGGACGTCCGGCGTTCATGAGGGTCGGGCTGTTGGGGAGGAAGAGAAGCGACGCCATAACGTCGTAGAACTCGTCCGTCCACTTGTACTGCTGAGCGAGGGTCTCCTCCGCCGCGGCGACGTTCTTCGCCACACGGACGAGCATCTCCTCGGGTTTTTCCACGGGGTTTCTGTTCTCGTCGCGCCACAGGTAGCGGTCGCGCAGAATGTCCTTCGCTGATGGGCTGAACGCCGGTTTTATGAGCATAATAGAGAACCTCCAATAAAATGCACAAAGGAGCAGATTTTAATATTCAAGAGCCGCGGCCTCCCGGCCGTCCGGCTCGTCTATAATATCATAAATTTCTGTGTTGAAAAGGTTGAAGACACTAGATATATTGACATCTTATCCACCGCGACACTATCCATAGTGTGGCTAATTGTGTGGATAATATGCGGCGCCCCTTCTATCTGCGCCACAGCCCGCGCGTGAAGAGCGCGAGCAGTGTGTATATCTCGAGCCTGCCGCAGAGCATGTCGAATGTGTAGACCCACTTGGCTAGCGGAGCCTGGTCGGCGAAGTTCTCCACGGGGCCGACGTCGGCTAGCCCCGGGCCGACGTTGCTCAG is a window of Cloacibacillus sp. An23 DNA encoding:
- a CDS encoding hemolysin family protein yields the protein MEESILWQIVLQIVLIISNAIFACAEIAVISVNGAKLEQLTSQGDKRAGRLKKLTDNPATFLATIQVAITLSGFLASAFAADNFSSRLVALFVALGVPLPEKTLGTISVVVITLILSYVTLIFGELVPKRVAMKKAEQLALAMSTMISFIAKLCAPLVWLLTVSTNGVLRLIGIDPKADDEEVGEEDIRLMVDAGSRSGTIDEEDKEMIQNIFEFDDLPVGEFATHRRDVAMLWLEDSAETWKKTINETRFSNYPICDESVDNIIGVLKAKEYFRLRDKTRESVMKNAVVPPCFVPEGVRADVLFKRMKQTRDHFAIVLDEQGGMAGIVTMNDLLEQLVGDLDDENAQPQETPEIEKVDDNKWEIKGSAPLEDVAEELGVTLPVDEYDTFGGFVFASYGSVPDDGTTFSIEADGLAVDVTEITDHRIEKSSVSVIKDEDKEKEDDVNGEPC
- a CDS encoding histidine phosphatase family protein gives rise to the protein MRIYMIRHAQSTANSLKVWTGQTNAGLSEEGAAALRSICGRFEYPRCEIYFSSPLLRCTESMKIIYGRAADYELTELAECDMGELAGMPYTSLDDDPNYFAWIGRPEETPPWKGESFGAFRRRAERGFARMLGICRERGAESAASVMHGDVMRAVLHRFADEKVAHGDWKIPNSGAYMLEFGDGETALRCETLPDFLFSARG
- a CDS encoding class I adenylate-forming enzyme family protein, which encodes MPITDLLERNAHEFCHETALVEINPEVKEIRRVTWKEYELIESSPTESYRREITWGVFDEKANRCANLLLSRGIKKGDKVAILMMNSLEWLPVYFGILKTGAIAVPLNFRYTAEEIKYCLELADVDALFFGPEFIGRVEDICDQIPRVKLRFFIGDGCPRFAENYVHLAANLSSYAPRILLSDDDDAAIYFSSGTTGFPKAILHAHRALMHAAKVEQAHHGQTHDDVFLCIPPLYHTGAKMHWFGSLISGSKGILLKGTDPKTIIETVSNEKCTIVWLLVPWVQDILDAIDDGRINLADYELSQWRLMHIGAQPVPPSLITRWRKVFPKHKYDTNYGLSESIGPGCVHLGLGNIDKVGAIGVPGYGWRVKIVDANGNAITDGRVGELAVKGPGVMKCYYNDPKATAEVLKNGWLLTGDMARQDEDGFIYLVDRKKDVIISGGENLYPVQIEDFLRANDAVKDAAVIGLPDKRLGEIAAAIIELKPGAKCTEEDVEKYCMALPRYKRPRRIIFADIPRNPTGKIEKPKLRHMYRADNLVAQQTNG
- a CDS encoding adenosylcobalamin-dependent ribonucleoside-diphosphate reductase, whose protein sequence is MLIKPAFSPSAKDILRDRYLWRDENRNPVEKPEEMLVRVAKNVAAAEETLAQQYKWTDEFYDVMASLLFLPNSPTLMNAGRPAPHGQLAACFVIGVEDSMESICEALRKQMLIHKSGGGTGFNFSKLRPEGSKVNSTNGRASGPVSFMGLFDKATETVQQGGMRRGANMGILNIDHPDIRKFIHCKDKDGTITNFNISVGVFDGFMEKAVTDPHGEEAALLEEIADSAWRTGDPGIIFLDAINRGNTTPNLGELSSTNPCGESPLYPNEACNLGSINVAAMVKDGKFDFDMLKQVTVVATRFLDDVIDVNHYPLPEIAAAVKLTRKIGLGIMGWADLLFRLRIPYDSEEAYALAAELMSTIQSTAHEVSVELGKEKGVPEPLAHLGRRNATLTCIAPTGTIALLANCSSGIEPLFALEHTRVRTQIDGTKVVMKQRNRWYEQAIKEGMPEEELKKVFVTSHDVSPSAHVRTQGVFQRYTDLAVSKTVNLRHECTVRDVLDAYILAWKEGCKGITVYRDGSKSSQVLYRKEDEKKAESLTESAGAAKAAEPVPAAHGAPAAEPRFRFVLKRPKD